A genomic region of Micromonospora sp. NBC_01796 contains the following coding sequences:
- a CDS encoding glycosyltransferase: MVRNDWSPLKPGEIGEWQPTRSVSVVIPAYNCQESLNLTLASLSHQTYPDHLLEVVVADDGSEPPIELPKIRPTNCRIVRVPEHSTGWGRSNALHVGAINSEGEILHWLDADMVVFPEHVEAQVRWHHVSEEAVTLGYKRFVASDFPTPEEVSERAVAGTLDKLYRIQDTEPHDYVEKLINDTDQLRGGDHLNFRAHVGATAALTRTLYLAAGGLNTELRLGEDTEFGYRLTQLGAVFIPEPRAGSWHMGATHMMTKGDALRRYNHPYLAELMPHPRYLRPAANRSWAVPLITAVVQAEGSFELVRACVDRLLAGDQTDLRVKLVADWDAIDDNRRSVLADPLLDRRLLQVTYRSESRVELVRQAPETVFPSPFLLNVPPHLGVDVNTVRRMVAEADEWQAGLVRLLPTGATSPAEALALWRTSALSRAQRVRRPGEQLDKVVAEVAGERWVSGDEFGVVNLALLSPAGLTSPRPRLVQPSGKRARRSYSDTETIPVGGVRSLANATRFVARQAAIGVARKVRRRVTRPTPPSN; encoded by the coding sequence TTGGTCCGCAACGATTGGAGCCCGCTCAAGCCAGGCGAAATAGGCGAATGGCAGCCGACGAGGTCGGTCTCGGTCGTTATCCCCGCGTACAACTGCCAGGAGTCGCTGAACCTCACCCTGGCCTCGCTGAGCCACCAGACGTACCCGGACCACCTGCTCGAGGTGGTCGTCGCCGACGACGGCAGTGAACCACCGATCGAACTGCCGAAGATCCGCCCGACCAACTGCCGGATCGTCCGGGTCCCGGAACACTCCACCGGTTGGGGCCGATCCAACGCCCTGCACGTCGGTGCGATCAACAGCGAAGGCGAAATCCTGCACTGGCTCGACGCCGACATGGTCGTCTTCCCGGAGCACGTCGAGGCCCAGGTCCGCTGGCACCACGTATCCGAAGAGGCTGTCACTCTCGGTTACAAGAGGTTCGTGGCGAGCGACTTCCCGACGCCGGAGGAGGTCTCCGAGCGGGCCGTGGCTGGGACCCTCGACAAGCTCTACCGGATCCAGGACACCGAGCCGCACGACTACGTCGAGAAGCTGATCAACGACACCGACCAGCTCCGGGGCGGTGACCACCTCAACTTCCGGGCCCACGTCGGCGCGACCGCCGCGCTCACCCGCACCCTCTACCTCGCCGCCGGTGGCCTCAACACCGAACTGCGACTCGGCGAGGACACCGAGTTCGGCTACCGGCTGACCCAACTCGGCGCCGTTTTCATCCCCGAGCCACGGGCCGGGAGCTGGCACATGGGTGCCACCCACATGATGACGAAGGGCGACGCGCTGCGCCGCTACAACCACCCGTACCTGGCCGAACTGATGCCCCACCCGCGCTACCTGCGACCGGCCGCGAACCGGTCCTGGGCGGTTCCGCTGATCACCGCCGTGGTCCAGGCCGAGGGGTCGTTCGAACTGGTACGCGCCTGCGTCGACCGGCTCCTCGCCGGGGACCAGACCGACCTGCGGGTCAAGCTGGTGGCGGACTGGGACGCGATCGACGACAACCGTCGGTCCGTACTCGCCGATCCGCTGCTCGACCGGCGGCTGCTCCAGGTCACCTACCGGTCCGAGTCCCGGGTCGAACTCGTACGCCAGGCGCCGGAGACCGTCTTCCCGTCCCCGTTCCTGCTGAACGTTCCGCCGCACCTCGGGGTGGACGTCAACACCGTACGGCGGATGGTGGCGGAGGCCGACGAGTGGCAGGCCGGCCTGGTCCGGTTGCTGCCCACCGGGGCGACGTCGCCGGCCGAGGCGCTGGCCCTGTGGCGTACCTCCGCCCTGAGCCGCGCCCAGCGCGTACGCCGACCGGGCGAGCAGCTCGACAAGGTGGTGGCGGAGGTGGCCGGCGAGCGCTGGGTCAGCGGCGACGAGTTCGGGGTGGTCAACCTCGCCCTGCTCTCCCCCGCCGGTCTGACCTCGCCCCGACCCCGGTTGGTCCAGCCGTCCGGCAAGCGCGCCCGCCGGTCGTACAGCGACACCGAGACCATCCCCGTCGGCGGCGTACGCTCCCTGGCCAACGCCACCCGCTTCGTCGCCCGCCAAGCCGCCATCGGCGTAGCCCGCAAAGTCCGCCGCCGCGTAACCCGCCCCACCCCACCCTCGAACTAA
- a CDS encoding glycosyltransferase family 2 protein gives MGALITVVVPIYNVRSYLVECLDSIAGQTYPDLDVVLVDDGSTDDSGEIAERYTATDNRFRLIRQSNRGLGAARNTGVEAAAGDYLTFVDSDDLLPPYALELLVGALEQTGSDFASGNVALLTSRGLRQSPLHRGTHRVTALRTSLKAQRNLVYDRLACNKVFRRSFWDKHGLRFPEGVRYEDIPLTVPAYALAGSVDVLDLPVYYWRQREPGAELSITQRQHEVRNLVDRFAAVDSASRSLAALDRKLKDWYDETTLVNDLRIFLDLLPDVDQAYRERFRDLATDYLSRVDERVLDRLVARLRVAWHLARARALPEVVEVVAASRLDATPPVVRRGGGRYLRLPLLDAGHPAAPRRLFQLGPGVRTEVHEARWVDGRLHVRGLAYDVARGAAQPWASARVFWLREATGRRRILRLPSRPRRVAEAPSSVPYGWSGFSAVVDPRRLTGRDGWRAGEWVFNVALVNPGGPQRRTLGLGDARPALPARWVADGVRVVPYPHRAGLRLRVERPQAWVTGTRIDGNTLLVEGRALSRPAGATLRLARTAGVLWRSYPVEPADGGSVEAASVGVGAGAGPCGVGWTARIPVAELVTAAGLAHWSPLVGEVGAGWRVAYADPDGGAWELPVAAGFTGARQTVGEVEVLARPTDDEILALRVLPPGPVVHAAELADGMLSFLGELPGGQHDWGDLRIVLRQRTGADPNEVLPPDLELPAEVSAGWRVRIPVAGATALPDGDWLLLYRQGAEAPPVDLPFDVAARRSLPRDVPVAGRRLELLPDREREAIRLTPLT, from the coding sequence TTGGGCGCGTTGATCACCGTCGTCGTACCGATCTACAACGTACGTAGTTACCTGGTCGAGTGTCTCGACTCGATCGCCGGTCAGACGTACCCGGATCTGGACGTGGTCCTGGTCGACGACGGGTCCACCGACGACAGTGGCGAGATCGCCGAGCGGTACACCGCCACCGACAACCGGTTCCGGCTGATCCGACAGTCCAACCGGGGACTGGGCGCCGCCCGGAACACCGGGGTGGAGGCCGCCGCCGGTGACTACCTGACCTTCGTGGACAGCGACGACCTGCTGCCGCCGTACGCGCTGGAGTTGCTGGTCGGGGCGCTGGAGCAGACCGGGTCCGACTTCGCCTCCGGCAACGTCGCCCTGCTCACGTCGCGTGGCCTGCGGCAGTCGCCGCTGCACCGGGGCACCCACCGGGTCACCGCCCTGCGGACCAGCCTGAAGGCGCAGCGGAACCTGGTCTACGACCGGCTGGCCTGCAACAAGGTGTTCCGCCGCTCGTTCTGGGACAAGCACGGGCTCAGGTTCCCCGAGGGGGTGCGCTACGAGGACATCCCGCTGACCGTGCCCGCGTACGCGCTGGCCGGGTCGGTGGACGTGCTCGACCTGCCGGTCTACTACTGGCGCCAACGTGAGCCGGGCGCCGAGTTGTCGATCACCCAACGGCAGCACGAGGTGCGCAACCTGGTCGACCGGTTCGCCGCCGTGGACAGTGCCAGCCGGTCGCTCGCCGCCCTCGACCGCAAGCTCAAGGACTGGTACGACGAGACCACGCTCGTCAACGACCTGCGGATCTTCCTGGATCTGCTGCCGGACGTCGACCAGGCGTACCGGGAGCGTTTCCGCGACCTGGCCACCGACTACCTGAGCCGGGTCGACGAGCGGGTGCTCGACCGGCTGGTGGCGCGGTTGCGGGTGGCCTGGCACCTGGCTCGCGCACGGGCCCTGCCGGAGGTGGTCGAGGTGGTGGCGGCCAGCCGGCTCGACGCCACCCCGCCGGTGGTACGCCGGGGCGGGGGGCGTTACCTCCGGTTGCCGCTGCTCGACGCCGGTCACCCGGCCGCACCCCGTCGACTGTTCCAGCTCGGCCCGGGGGTGCGGACCGAGGTGCACGAGGCGCGCTGGGTCGACGGGCGGCTGCACGTACGCGGCCTGGCCTACGACGTGGCCCGTGGGGCGGCCCAACCGTGGGCCTCGGCTCGGGTGTTCTGGCTGCGTGAGGCCACCGGGCGGCGCCGGATCCTGCGCCTGCCGAGCCGCCCCCGTCGGGTGGCCGAGGCGCCCAGCTCGGTGCCGTACGGCTGGTCCGGGTTCTCCGCCGTGGTCGACCCGCGCCGGTTGACGGGGCGGGACGGGTGGCGGGCCGGCGAGTGGGTCTTCAACGTGGCGTTGGTCAATCCCGGTGGACCGCAGCGGCGCACCCTCGGCCTCGGTGACGCCCGGCCGGCGCTGCCCGCCCGGTGGGTCGCCGACGGGGTACGGGTGGTTCCGTACCCGCACCGCGCCGGGTTGCGGCTGCGGGTGGAACGGCCGCAGGCGTGGGTCACCGGCACCCGGATCGACGGCAACACCCTGCTGGTCGAGGGGCGTGCGCTGAGCCGTCCGGCGGGGGCGACGCTGCGGCTCGCCCGTACCGCCGGGGTGCTCTGGCGTTCGTACCCGGTGGAGCCGGCCGACGGCGGTTCGGTCGAGGCGGCGTCGGTCGGAGTCGGTGCCGGGGCGGGGCCGTGCGGGGTGGGGTGGACGGCACGGATCCCGGTGGCCGAACTGGTGACCGCCGCCGGGTTGGCGCACTGGTCACCCCTGGTCGGCGAGGTGGGCGCCGGGTGGCGGGTGGCCTACGCCGACCCGGACGGCGGGGCGTGGGAACTGCCGGTGGCCGCCGGCTTCACCGGTGCCCGGCAGACCGTCGGCGAGGTGGAGGTACTCGCCCGCCCGACCGACGACGAGATCCTGGCGTTGCGGGTGCTGCCGCCGGGTCCGGTGGTGCACGCCGCCGAACTGGCCGACGGCATGCTGTCGTTCCTCGGTGAGCTGCCCGGCGGTCAGCACGACTGGGGTGACCTGCGGATCGTGCTGCGCCAGCGCACCGGCGCGGACCCGAACGAGGTCCTCCCGCCCGATCTCGAACTGCCGGCCGAGGTCTCCGCCGGCTGGCGGGTACGGATCCCGGTCGCCGGTGCGACCGCCCTCCCGGACGGCGACTGGCTCCTGCTCTACCGGCAGGGCGCCGAGGCACCCCCCGTCGACCTCCCCTTCGACGTCGCCGCCCGCCGCTCCCTACCCCGCGACGTGCCAGTGGCAGGCCGCCGCCTCGAACTCCTCCCCGACCGAGAACGAGAAGCAATCCGCCTCACCCCCCTCACCTAG
- a CDS encoding bifunctional glycosyltransferase/CDP-glycerol:glycerophosphate glycerophosphotransferase has translation MTLISFVVPAYKVEGYLRECLDSILGQPFTDIEVIGVDDRSPDSSGEIFAEYAARDPRLTVVSLPENVGLGEARNIGLDRATGEYVWFVDSDDWLAPDCLPTVARRLRETSPELLIVDHVRSYWDNAVLGSAMRELFPTSPGPTTFSLRQRPELIGLLHTAWNKLVRRDFLVDLGLRFGPGWYEDVSFTYPLVLAAERISVLDLVCVNYRQRRSGAITRTQGDRHFEVFPHWQRVFELVDEWSPRVDDLRPVLFRRMIWHYLTILGNGDRIGPKLRPAFFARMHDDYKRWLPPGGYPVPGGAEGLKHRLVAEGKWRTFSALRTAHLVRGRLRDGVGAARRAVVPPARRSARLGRDAVLRGYYQAQLRLPIDRSLALYAAYWYRGYACNPAAIHAKAGELAPHIRGVFVVRRDRVSSLPPGVQYVVAGTPAYYRALARAKWLINNVNFPDFVVKRPGSVHIQTHHGTPVKVMGLDQQRYPTGAVGMEFPKLLRRIDRWDFSISSNTFSTQMWDRAYPANYVALNTGYPRNDRLANATADEVAAIRSDLGFAPDDLVVLYAPTHREHLPGYRPPFDPTEFVEALGPHGRLLMRSHYFHDRDVAAEVSASGRVRDVSAHPSVEDLYLAADVLVTDYSSAMFDYGTLDRPIVIYAPDWDAYRLARGVYFDVTAEPPGAVATSFPDLLDLFRAGAVDNDASAKARAHFRARFCVLDDGRAAERVVRRTLLGEPG, from the coding sequence ATGACCCTGATCAGCTTTGTCGTGCCGGCCTACAAGGTCGAGGGCTACCTGCGGGAATGCCTCGACTCGATCCTCGGGCAGCCGTTCACCGACATCGAGGTGATCGGGGTCGACGACCGCTCCCCGGACAGCAGCGGTGAGATCTTCGCCGAGTACGCCGCCCGCGACCCCCGGCTGACCGTGGTGTCGCTGCCGGAGAACGTCGGCCTGGGCGAGGCGCGCAACATCGGCCTCGACCGTGCCACCGGCGAGTACGTCTGGTTCGTCGACAGCGACGACTGGCTCGCCCCCGACTGCCTGCCGACGGTGGCCCGGCGACTGCGGGAAACGTCCCCGGAGCTGCTGATCGTCGACCATGTCCGGTCGTACTGGGACAACGCGGTGCTCGGCAGCGCGATGCGGGAACTCTTCCCGACCTCGCCCGGTCCGACCACGTTCAGCCTGCGCCAGCGGCCGGAACTGATCGGCCTGCTGCACACCGCCTGGAACAAGCTGGTCCGGCGGGACTTCCTGGTCGACCTCGGGCTCCGGTTCGGCCCCGGCTGGTACGAGGACGTGTCGTTCACGTACCCGCTGGTGCTGGCGGCGGAGCGGATCAGCGTGCTCGACCTGGTCTGCGTGAACTACCGGCAGCGCCGGTCCGGCGCGATCACCCGTACCCAGGGGGACCGGCACTTCGAGGTCTTCCCGCACTGGCAACGGGTGTTCGAGCTGGTGGACGAGTGGTCGCCCCGGGTGGACGACCTGCGCCCGGTGCTCTTCCGGCGGATGATCTGGCACTACCTGACCATCCTCGGCAACGGTGACCGGATCGGGCCGAAGCTCCGGCCGGCGTTCTTCGCCCGGATGCACGACGACTACAAGCGGTGGCTGCCGCCGGGCGGTTACCCGGTGCCGGGTGGCGCCGAGGGGCTCAAGCACCGGCTGGTGGCCGAGGGCAAGTGGCGTACGTTCAGCGCCCTGCGTACCGCGCACCTGGTCCGGGGCCGGTTGCGCGACGGCGTCGGCGCGGCCCGACGCGCGGTGGTGCCCCCGGCCCGGCGGTCCGCCCGGCTCGGCCGGGACGCGGTCCTGCGCGGCTACTACCAGGCCCAGCTGCGGCTCCCGATCGACCGGTCGCTGGCCCTGTACGCCGCCTACTGGTACCGCGGTTACGCCTGCAACCCGGCGGCGATCCACGCCAAGGCCGGTGAGCTGGCCCCGCACATCCGGGGCGTCTTCGTGGTCCGCCGGGACCGGGTGTCGAGCCTCCCGCCCGGCGTGCAGTACGTGGTCGCCGGCACGCCCGCCTACTACCGGGCGCTGGCGCGGGCGAAGTGGCTGATCAACAACGTCAACTTCCCCGACTTCGTGGTGAAACGGCCCGGCTCGGTGCACATCCAGACCCACCACGGCACCCCGGTCAAGGTGATGGGGCTGGACCAGCAGCGGTACCCGACCGGTGCGGTCGGGATGGAGTTCCCGAAGCTGCTCCGCCGGATCGACCGGTGGGACTTCAGCATCAGCTCGAACACCTTCTCCACCCAGATGTGGGACCGGGCCTACCCGGCGAACTACGTCGCGTTGAACACCGGCTACCCGCGTAACGACCGGCTCGCGAACGCCACCGCCGACGAGGTCGCCGCGATCCGGTCCGACCTCGGTTTCGCCCCCGACGACCTGGTGGTGCTCTACGCGCCGACCCACCGGGAGCACCTGCCCGGTTACCGGCCGCCGTTCGACCCGACCGAGTTCGTCGAGGCGCTCGGCCCGCACGGCCGGCTGCTGATGCGCAGCCACTACTTCCACGACCGGGACGTGGCCGCCGAGGTCAGCGCCTCCGGCCGGGTACGCGACGTCAGCGCCCACCCGTCGGTCGAGGACCTCTACCTCGCCGCGGACGTGCTGGTCACGGACTATTCGTCGGCGATGTTCGACTACGGCACCCTGGACCGGCCGATCGTCATCTACGCCCCGGACTGGGACGCGTACCGGCTCGCCCGGGGGGTCTACTTCGACGTCACCGCCGAACCGCCGGGTGCGGTCGCGACGAGCTTCCCGGACCTGCTGGACCTTTTCCGGGCCGGTGCGGTCGACAACGACGCCTCGGCGAAGGCCCGTGCCCACTTCCGGGCCCGCTTCTGCGTGCTCGACGACGGCCGGGCCGCGGAGCGGGTGGTACGCCGTACGCTGCTCGGCGAGCCCGGCTGA
- a CDS encoding DUF5941 domain-containing protein: MTLAVILTRSAYPGQAQPVDGVPPVDRLRDQLGRAGARQVVVTADPAEVATLAEHATEPVLLCADDLVAHAAVLRHLATSPVGPTVALVLTDPAATGQAVLREERGQVVAAGLDAGRFTDATGTFGGAVRVGVEDLPALVAAARQTGPGSAPDRVFTALTGTDATIFTHRVRLLVAHRATDAESINDAVSAIGSVDEDKAELRLSVKEKDDFFTTYFVSTWSPYVTKLSARVGLGPTGVTALSVLFALAAAALFGYGARWAAVLGAILLYLGFVLDCVDGQLARYTRQFSPWGGWLDTMADRAKEYVVYAGLAVGVDRAGLGNGWTLAIAALTLQTARHMTDTWYGALHDEAARRPNPAGASGGGLGGRLSQASNRVQADTGSLSYWLKRTVVFPIGERWALIALTVALFNPLVSLVAVLVWGGLAAAYTLALRTVRARSMRVSVLGRVDTTLYRDDGPVAGWLGALGRRLPGWAGPLPLGVLAVAASATLLGLALAGLGDTGVRVAVVVTGLVAVLAAGLPAGRSHNRPLDWLVPAALRAAEYLFVIAIDVAAGVPGPVTFALLFVLALHHYDLTARLEKRGAAPELRPYGLGWDGRLLLLVAVVLAGVAAAGEATLAGYLFVILTLGAVSGWMLPAAPARRTPGAGHGVDGRAAMAAGEERNR; the protein is encoded by the coding sequence GTGACGCTGGCCGTCATCCTCACCCGTTCCGCGTACCCCGGTCAGGCCCAGCCGGTCGACGGCGTACCGCCGGTCGACCGGCTGCGCGACCAGTTGGGCCGGGCCGGTGCCCGGCAGGTCGTGGTCACCGCCGACCCGGCCGAGGTGGCCACGCTGGCCGAACACGCCACCGAGCCGGTCCTGCTCTGCGCGGACGACCTGGTCGCGCACGCTGCGGTGCTGCGCCACCTCGCCACCAGCCCGGTCGGTCCGACCGTGGCGCTGGTGCTGACCGATCCCGCCGCGACCGGTCAGGCGGTGCTCCGGGAGGAACGCGGCCAGGTGGTCGCCGCCGGCCTCGACGCCGGCCGGTTCACCGACGCGACCGGCACCTTCGGCGGGGCGGTCCGGGTCGGGGTCGAGGACCTGCCGGCCCTCGTCGCCGCCGCCCGGCAGACCGGCCCGGGATCCGCGCCGGACCGGGTGTTCACGGCCCTGACCGGCACCGATGCCACGATCTTCACCCATCGGGTACGCCTGCTCGTCGCCCACCGCGCCACCGACGCCGAGAGCATCAACGACGCCGTGTCGGCCATCGGCTCGGTCGACGAGGACAAGGCCGAGCTGCGGTTGTCGGTCAAGGAGAAGGACGACTTCTTCACCACGTACTTCGTCAGCACCTGGTCCCCGTACGTCACGAAGTTGTCCGCCCGGGTCGGGCTCGGCCCGACCGGGGTGACCGCGCTGTCGGTGCTGTTCGCCCTGGCCGCCGCCGCCCTGTTCGGGTACGGCGCCCGATGGGCGGCGGTGCTCGGCGCGATCCTGCTCTACCTCGGCTTCGTGCTCGACTGCGTGGACGGGCAGTTGGCCCGGTACACCCGGCAGTTCAGCCCCTGGGGTGGTTGGCTGGACACGATGGCCGACCGGGCGAAGGAGTACGTCGTCTACGCCGGTCTGGCGGTCGGTGTCGACCGGGCCGGACTCGGCAACGGCTGGACGCTGGCGATCGCCGCGCTGACCCTCCAGACGGCCCGGCACATGACCGACACCTGGTACGGCGCCCTGCACGACGAGGCCGCCCGCCGCCCGAATCCGGCCGGGGCGTCCGGTGGTGGGCTCGGTGGCCGGCTCAGCCAGGCATCCAACCGGGTCCAGGCCGACACGGGTTCGCTGTCGTACTGGCTCAAGCGGACCGTCGTTTTCCCGATCGGTGAGCGGTGGGCCCTGATCGCGCTGACCGTGGCCCTGTTCAACCCGCTGGTGAGCCTGGTCGCGGTCCTGGTCTGGGGCGGGCTGGCGGCGGCGTACACGTTGGCGCTGCGTACGGTGCGGGCCCGGTCGATGCGGGTCTCGGTGCTGGGTCGGGTCGACACCACGCTCTACCGCGACGACGGCCCGGTCGCCGGCTGGCTTGGCGCCCTCGGTCGTCGGCTGCCCGGCTGGGCCGGACCGCTGCCGCTCGGTGTGCTGGCGGTCGCCGCCAGCGCGACCCTGCTGGGGCTGGCGCTGGCCGGACTGGGTGACACCGGGGTACGCGTCGCGGTGGTGGTGACCGGGCTGGTGGCCGTACTCGCCGCCGGGCTGCCGGCGGGCAGGTCGCACAACCGGCCGCTGGACTGGCTGGTGCCGGCAGCACTCCGGGCCGCCGAGTACCTGTTTGTCATCGCCATCGACGTGGCTGCCGGCGTTCCCGGTCCGGTGACCTTCGCACTGCTTTTTGTGCTGGCGTTGCACCACTACGACCTGACCGCCCGGCTGGAGAAACGGGGCGCGGCGCCCGAGTTGCGGCCGTACGGCCTGGGCTGGGACGGGCGGCTGTTGCTGCTGGTGGCGGTGGTGCTGGCGGGAGTCGCCGCCGCGGGTGAAGCGACGCTGGCCGGGTACCTCTTCGTGATCCTGACCCTGGGCGCGGTCAGCGGGTGGATGCTGCCGGCCGCACCGGCCCGCCGTACGCCCGGTGCCGGGCACGGTGTCGACGGCCGGGCCGCCATGGCGGCCGGGGAGGAGCGGAACCGATGA
- a CDS encoding ABC transporter ATP-binding protein — protein MSKPIIEAHNLGIQFVRGRRRQLRLREMFIHRGGRQPKANEFWPLRNVSFEVQAGDAVGVIGKNGTGKSTLLRLIAGVLIQDEGTIAVRGEVAPLLELSAGFSNDLTGRENVHLVGSLHGLSSQYLKTHFDDIVSFAGDQVEKAIDTPVRHYSSGMKVRLGFSVISHLQHPILLMDEVMAVGDTEFRKKCYTTIERMLGEGRSLVLVSHNESDLTRFCNRGLYFNAGKLEIDGTVREALDAYNNVVRT, from the coding sequence GTGAGCAAGCCGATCATCGAGGCGCACAACCTCGGCATCCAGTTCGTCCGTGGCCGGCGGCGTCAGCTGCGCCTGCGGGAGATGTTCATCCACCGGGGCGGGCGGCAGCCGAAGGCGAACGAGTTCTGGCCGCTGCGCAACGTGTCGTTCGAAGTACAGGCGGGCGACGCGGTCGGCGTCATCGGCAAGAACGGCACCGGCAAGAGCACCCTGCTCCGGCTGATCGCCGGGGTGCTGATCCAGGACGAGGGCACGATCGCCGTACGCGGTGAGGTGGCGCCCCTGCTGGAACTCTCCGCCGGGTTCTCCAACGACCTCACCGGCCGGGAGAACGTGCACCTGGTCGGGTCCCTGCACGGGCTCAGCTCGCAGTACCTGAAGACCCACTTCGACGACATCGTCTCGTTCGCCGGTGATCAGGTGGAGAAGGCGATCGACACCCCGGTACGGCACTATTCGTCCGGTATGAAGGTCCGGCTGGGGTTCTCGGTCATCTCCCACCTGCAACACCCGATCCTGCTGATGGACGAGGTGATGGCGGTCGGCGACACCGAGTTCCGGAAGAAGTGCTACACCACCATCGAGCGGATGCTCGGTGAGGGGCGTTCGCTGGTGCTGGTTTCGCACAACGAGAGCGACCTGACCCGGTTCTGCAACCGGGGGCTCTACTTCAACGCCGGCAAGCTGGAGATCGACGGCACTGTCCGCGAGGCGCTCGACGCGTACAACAACGTGGTCCGGACGTGA
- a CDS encoding ABC transporter permease gives MTTSVAGVWSHRNALRLLVRRDLAVKYQQSFLGYFWSLLEPLAMGAIYWFVFGVLYGTSNHAGPAKDSYPLFLVTGIFAWMWTNSAISEATSALTGQARLITTMKVPREVFPIGRVIGRFAEYVAGLPVLVVLAAYFGELHFGWELLSLPLAVLLQTILLTGVALLLSSLNVLLRDVDRLMRLFTRLLFYGTPIIYPLQLVQESGMPGWVKTIYELNPLVGIFELFRAIWYPSEFPDAGLLATSVVGSLVLFFGGWWVFRRLEPAVLKEL, from the coding sequence ATGACAACGAGCGTCGCGGGTGTGTGGAGCCATCGCAACGCGCTACGGCTGCTGGTTCGCCGGGACCTGGCGGTCAAGTACCAGCAGTCGTTCCTCGGCTATTTCTGGTCGTTGCTCGAGCCGCTCGCCATGGGTGCCATCTACTGGTTCGTCTTCGGTGTGCTCTACGGCACCAGCAACCACGCCGGCCCGGCGAAGGACTCGTACCCGCTGTTCCTGGTGACCGGCATCTTCGCCTGGATGTGGACGAACTCCGCGATCAGCGAGGCCACCAGCGCGCTGACCGGCCAGGCCCGGTTGATCACCACGATGAAGGTGCCCCGCGAGGTCTTCCCGATCGGGCGGGTGATCGGCCGGTTCGCCGAGTACGTCGCCGGCCTGCCGGTACTGGTCGTGCTCGCCGCGTACTTCGGTGAACTGCACTTCGGCTGGGAACTCCTGTCGCTGCCGCTGGCGGTGCTGTTGCAGACCATCCTGCTCACCGGCGTCGCGCTGCTGCTGTCGTCGCTGAACGTACTGCTGCGCGACGTGGACCGGCTGATGCGGCTGTTCACCCGGCTGCTCTTCTACGGGACCCCGATCATCTACCCGTTGCAGCTCGTCCAGGAGTCCGGCATGCCGGGCTGGGTGAAGACGATCTACGAGCTGAACCCGCTGGTCGGCATCTTCGAGCTGTTCCGCGCCATCTGGTACCCGTCGGAATTCCCCGACGCCGGACTGCTCGCCACCTCGGTGGTCGGCAGCCTGGTGCTGTTCTTCGGCGGCTGGTGGGTCTTCCGCCGGCTCGAGCCCGCCGTGCTCAAGGAGCTGTAG